CAGCTCGGGCGTGCGGATGCGCCAGCGCTGCACGATCCACGCGCCGTTGGGCAGCCGGCGGAACTCCACGCGCCCGCCGAGGTCCGCCGCCACGTTGCTGCGCAGGTTCACGTAGTGGTAGTCCACCCGCCGCAGCTCGCCCGTGGTGCGGTCGATCCACATCGCCCCGGCGATGTCCGGCACGCGCCGCCCGCGCACCGGCTCGAAGGCGAGGCCGACGAGGGTGGGCTCGCTGAACTGCGCCGGGGCCAGCTCGAAGCAGTGGTCCGCCAGGAACGACTCGGAGTCCAGCGTGCGCACGTCGGGTCCGTAGTACAGCGTGCCGTCGGGCACCACGCGCACGTAGCCGCGGGCCGACAGCGAGTCCGGGTCGATGCTGGCGAACGGGTGGCGGGCCACGGCGGTGCGGTCGCTGCGGCTCTCGGTGCGCACCGCCATGCTGCCGGGCGCCAGGCTGCGCGTCCACTCCGCCACGCTGTAGCGGAACGGCGACGCGGCGCCCGTCCACGCAGCGGAGTTGAACGCCTTGCGCGCCTCTTCCCACAGCGCCGCCGTCTCCGTGCCGCCGGCCGGACGCACCGCGCAGCCGCGGTCGCCGTCGGACCGCACCTGCACCGCCTCGAGGGTGAAGACGCGGGGGTTGGCCTCCAGCCGCACCTCGCGCACCTCGCCGGGCGCCAGGTCCAGCGGGGGAGAGAGCGTGCTCTCGCGGCCCACGCGCTCGGCGCGCAGCGTGTAGCGGCCGGCGCCGGGCACGTCCAGGCTGTAGCGCCCGCCGCCGTCGGTGAGCATGGCCGCGCGCTGCTTCCCCGCCGCGTCCAGCAGCACCACCAGCGTGCCCACGACCGGCCGGCCCGTGCCCGCGTCCACCACCGCGCCGCGCACCGTCTGCGCGCCCAGCGGCGCGGCGGCGAGCAGCAGGGCGAGGGCGGTCGCCTTCAGCGGTGCGCGGAGGGACATGGAAGGGCTCCTGGCGGTTCGGGACGCTTCCGGCGGAGTTGCCGGGCGGCGCTCAGGCGAGCCGGAGCGCGGAAGCGGCCGGCCGGACCCGCGGACGCCGGTTGCGCCGCGGAGAATGCGGGCGCGAGGCGGGCACGGAGTGGGAACCAGGGTACGTGCGAAGTGGAGCAGCGTTGAACCCAACGCAGCGGTAAACGTTCCGCCGCAACGCTTTCTGACGCTTGGAGAGACGCCCGGCAGGCTTCAGGGACGGGCGGTTGAAACCGCGGCAACGACTGCGCAAAGTCCCGCTTGGCACTCCACAGCCGCGGTCGACCTCTCAATCGTTCAAAAGGCTACAGTCTGAACCACTTGCCCGGAATTCCTCAAATCCGTTGCGTGGTCAGCAGGGCTGAAGTCGTATACTCCTCTCCAGACCAGGTTCTACCCACCGCTGCTCCCGCCCGGTTCGTTCGCTTCTGACCTACGCACTTCCGTTCCGGGGAAGTTTGACGCGGCCGTCCTTCTATTCACGCGGGAGGACACCCATGACACTCTCAGAGGAGGGGCAGATGGCAACGCACGACTTGAGACTCGAGGCGGAGCTGTTCGGAAGCATCTTTAGCCTTGAGGTCACAGTGGAGGGCGAGAAGGTCGATCTCCACGCGGAGAATGGAAAGCTCGTGAAGAACCTTCCGAACTTCCCCGTCACGAACCCGCTCACTCTGTTCCTCCGCGCCAAAGGAATCAATGGGGCGGAATGCCGAGTGGACGTCTTCTCCGATGACCACGCCCTCGCGCCGCCGCTGGCCTGCACGATCAAGAATGGCGTCGCCCAGGTGCTCCAGGACTACCATGTCTGAGCGCATCGCAACGCGCGCGTCGGCCGCCGCAGCTATCCTGTTCCTGATCGTGCTCGCGCACGCGGGCCCCGGTGCTGCGCAGCTGGTCGTGCAGGATGCGCGCGGTCGAGACATCGTGCTGGACTACTTCAACCTCAACCGCCAGAACCCTGTGCGGCCAACCCGGTCCATCATCACACTGAACTCCGGTGCAGAAGCCGTGAAGGTGCGCCTGCTCATTCCTACGGGAACCACAGACGTTCAGCAGTTCCATTCGTTCGACGCGCAACTCCAGGCCACGGATGGGGTGGCGGAGGTCTTCTCCGGACGGAAGATCACCGGCGTCCAGACATTCAGCTACCGCTACGGCCTCTCGCACACGCCACTGACGCATGCGACCACTGCGATCGATTTCCTGGTACTGGGGTTGGACTACTCGACTGCCAGCTTTCGCCTGTTCGATCCTTCGGCTGCACAGGGAAGCCAGATCAGCTCGCGCGACTTCAGGGGCACCGAGTTGAGCGCGAACTATTCGTTGCTCCTTGTTGGCCACTACCGGCTCGCATTCGATGGGCGCTATAGACGGAACAACAACGGGGCGAATCTGCGCCAAGTGGACGTGGAGTTCCGAACCGCCCCGACGGTCAGTAGCCCGAGCGGCGAAACGCAGACCGTCGTGGTCCGAAAGGTGTCAGCGCGGCAGGGCACGTACCAGGAGTGGAACTCGTTTCCTGTCGGTGCGTCGTTGACCATCATTCCGAGCGAGGCGCGTGCCGACTCGCTGAGGATCAAGCCGGGGATCTCGGTCTACGGCTACAGTGAACTGGCCCAAGGACGCGGATCGCCGGTTAGCGTCGGAGCGAACCTCACGTTCACCCGGCAGGAACGGAAGAGTGGGATACGGAGCACCATCGGCGGGATTTTCACAGAGAGCTCGGACCTATTGGACGTTGGGAACCGGGGGAACCGCATCATCGACCGCCTGCGGTTCGGGATATTCCTGAATGTTAAGGTCCTCGACTTCTCCCAACCGGAGAAGTCGACCGGGCCGACGGCACCCGCCACCCCGCCCGCTCCTGGGCAAAGTGCCCCAGTACCCCCTGCTCCAACGTCAGACTCGTTGGACACGCCTGACGTATCGTGAGTTGCGATCCGCCGAGGAGGGGGTGGGTCGAATGGGACTGAGCAAACCGGACAATGCGCCTCCGTCTACGCCGTCGCCATCGCCTCGTCCGGCGCGGGGACGTGCGCGTCGCGGAAGCCTTCCAGGATGGCGAGGAGGGCGCGTACGTCCGCCTCGTTGCTGGCGATGCCGAGCGACACGCGCACGGCGCCTACGGGCTTGTGGTTGAGGCAGACGGAGAAGCGCTGGAGGGAGAAGTCCGGCACCATCGACCCGAAGCAGCGCGACACCTCGGCGTCCGCGTGCTCGAAGGCGAACTCCGCCGCGCCGGGGTTGCAGAAGTAGCCCGTGCGCAGCGACACGCCGGCCGCGCTGGACCTCTCCTCCACCTCCTTGAAATCCACCACGTGCCCGTCGGGATCCAGCAGGTTGAAGGCGACCGTCGCCCCGCGGCCCTCCGTGGTACACGGGCCGTAGATGCGCACCATGGGCGCGCCGCCGGAGTGCGTCATCCCCTTCAGCTCCGCGAGCAGCCCTTCGGCCAGCGCCATCACGTGCGCGTTGATGCGCTCGATCCCGATCCCCTCCACGAAGTCCAGCCCGTCGCGCACCGCGGCGATGCTGAGGAAGTTCAGCGTGCCGTCCTCGAAGCCGCGCCCGGTGGTGTGCATCATCGTCACCTCGCTGCTGGCGGAGACGAAGCGCACGGTGCCGCCGCCGAACCACGGGCGGTGCAGGCGGTGCAGCGCGTCCGTCCGCGCCAGCAAGGCGCCCACGCCGGTGGGGAAGCCGAACATCTTGTAGAACGAGACGCAGACGAAGTCCGGCTTGACCTCCGCCAGGCTCAGCGGGCTCGTGGGCACGTAGGCCGCCGCGTCCAGCAGCACGTCGTAGCCCAGCGACTGCGCGTCGGCGATCCACTCCAGCGGGTGCTTCACGCCGGAGAAGTTGGACTGCGCGGGGAAGACGAAGAGGTTGGCCTTCTCCGGGTCCGCGCCCTCAAGGTGCCGGTGCACGTCGGCGATGCGCAGGTCGGCGTCCAGCGGCACGTAGCGCACCTCGGCGTCGCGGCAGTGCGCATACTCGCGGATGCCGTTCACCGAGTTGTGGTTGTCGGCCGTCAGCACGTAGCGCGACCCCGCCTCGAAGCCGAAGCTCTCGCCCACCAGCTTCAGGGCATGGCTGGCGTTGAGGGTGAAGATCACCTCGTATTCCGCCGGGTCCGCCTGGAAGTACGCGTGCACGCGGTCGCGCACCTCTTCCACCAACGCGGTGGCGGCCAGCGAGGTCGGGTTGCGCGAGTGCGGGTTGCCGAATACGCTGGACGTGAGCATCTGCGCGTGGGCGCGCACCTGGCTCTCGGCATACAGGCCGCTGCCGGTGTAGTCCAGGTACACGTGCCCGCCCGCGTCCAGCCGGGCGAACTCCGTGGCGCGAAGCGCGGAGAAGGTGTCGCTCATCTCGTGTCCCCTCGGGATGCTGCCGGAAGTAGCGCGGACTGTGGACCGGCGCGTCCGCGGACCCCCAATATCGCCGTTCCCCCCGCTCCGTGCCACCCGTCCCGCATCGACGAATCCATCTGGCACCTCATCCGCAGATCACCAAAGCCGCCACGGCTTCGGTTTTCACGAACGAAAACGGCGGGTGAACGGGAGATGGGCTTCGGCGGTTACGCGTGAAGATGTCGTGCATCGGCCACACGGGAGATGCGAGCAGACGAGACTCGGTAGATGTGGAGATGCCTACGATTCGGAAGATGTAGAACAGCTTGGAGCTGCGGATCCCGCGATCACTCTGCGGATGCGCACCGGATCACGACCGTGCGGATGTGTGCGGAAGGGGCTCGGCTGATGTAAGCGTTCGCCGATCGAAGCATCCTGTCTGAACGCACGCCGGCGGATGCGCGGCGGCTACGCGCTCTTCCGCCCGCCGAAGACGGCTTCGAAGGCGCGGCCGCGGACGGTGTTGAGGAGCGAGCCGTGGCGCGCGAACAGCTCGTCGCGCGAGTCGAACAGCCCCGCCTCGCCCAGCACGAAGCGTGAGAGGTCGGCCGCGGGCGCCACGTCGCAGACCGGGCCGCAGCTCCGCGTCTTGCCCAGGAAGTCGACCGGCGTGTGGGCCACCGCCTCGAACAGCGTCTCGCCGTCGTTGGTGAACGAGCCGGTCCCGTTGGCCCGCAGCTGCTCCGCCATGGGCGCGTACAGCTCGTCGAAGTCCGTCCACGCCCCGTCGATGTGGAACTGCGGCCACGCGAGCAGGATGCGGCGCGGGATGAACCGCCGCGCCAGCCGGAAGCGCGGATACCAGAAGCGGCCGTCCACCCACAGCCCTCGCACGCGCGTGCCCACGCCGCCCGCGCGCGCCACCGCCTCCAGGCACGCCATGCGCTGGCTGCACGACCCGCGTCCGCGCGCCAGCACGACGGATGCGGGCACCCGGTCCGCCAGCGTGTACACGGGCCGCACCGCGCCCGCGAGCGCCCGGTGCGCCGCGCGCACGAACTCGCCCTCCGCCAGCACGCCCGTGCCCGCGTCGTGCGCCACCCGCCGCACGGCCGGGTGCCCGTGGTCCAGGATCGCCGTGGGCGCC
This window of the Longimicrobiaceae bacterium genome carries:
- a CDS encoding aminotransferase class V-fold PLP-dependent enzyme yields the protein MSDTFSALRATEFARLDAGGHVYLDYTGSGLYAESQVRAHAQMLTSSVFGNPHSRNPTSLAATALVEEVRDRVHAYFQADPAEYEVIFTLNASHALKLVGESFGFEAGSRYVLTADNHNSVNGIREYAHCRDAEVRYVPLDADLRIADVHRHLEGADPEKANLFVFPAQSNFSGVKHPLEWIADAQSLGYDVLLDAAAYVPTSPLSLAEVKPDFVCVSFYKMFGFPTGVGALLARTDALHRLHRPWFGGGTVRFVSASSEVTMMHTTGRGFEDGTLNFLSIAAVRDGLDFVEGIGIERINAHVMALAEGLLAELKGMTHSGGAPMVRIYGPCTTEGRGATVAFNLLDPDGHVVDFKEVEERSSAAGVSLRTGYFCNPGAAEFAFEHADAEVSRCFGSMVPDFSLQRFSVCLNHKPVGAVRVSLGIASNEADVRALLAILEGFRDAHVPAPDEAMATA